ATCCTACTAAAAAGAACTTCCCGGCTAGTTTCTTTTTCTTCTTATTGATGGCAGTCTTAGTAGTTGTCATCGTACAGAATTACATGGGAACTAAAATGGCTAAAGTCTCTTTTAGCTATCAGCTAGAACACCTTGTAAATTTGGATTTAATACAACCAGAAGATAGTAGAAAGATTGCTCTCAATGACAACCTAGTTACATTTAGTGGAAAATTTAGAACAAATGAAACAGAAGAGGGGAAGAAACGTTTCAAGTTTTTAGAGCTTCTCAACCAAAACCATGGTCTGAATGCTTTAAAGGATCAAGAGCTTGATGATCTAAATGCCCTTCAGACGACGGTTAAAGAAGCGGCAGATTGGTATTTGCATTTGAGTGGTATCCCGCTTCCTCAAGATGGTTATAAGATTGTCGAAGACTCTTTTGATACGCCAGAGAGAGAAAACCATATTATTATTACATCACTTTCTAAAAAGCCCATAGAGAGCGTTCCTGCATTACAAGAAAAACTTACATCTCTTGAGAAGAGTGAAACTTTGTCTGCAGTAGATACGCTAGGTACAGAAGTTGTTGGAGTAATACAGTCATTTAGATCTCCCTTACTAGGAATTGGTAATGACACAATGAAGCAGAATTTAAAGACGCTCTTTCAAGATGTCTCTGCTATCAATAACAATAAAGATATCACTGCACAAGAAAAGCTTGCAGTTTATCAAAAAGCACTTACTTCGCTGCAATCAATTATCACAGAATTGTCTCAAGTCTCTTCTGGCATGCGCCTTAACCAGTTACGGTCTGTTCGTAGCTATCGAGATGAGATAGAACAGTATACAGAAACACAAGAGAATTTAGAGCAAAATAATGCGCAATTAGATAAGGCAAGACAATCAGTTACAAATGTTATCTGGTTTTTTAATAACCAACAGTTTTCTACAAGAGCTTTGGAAAAGCAAGATGGTGAAGCGTTTGGTAGATGGTTTGCGGATGCAAAAGAGGAATGGGATAATTTTGCTATCAACAAAGGAGAACTCTTTAGAGCGCCTGATCAGCCTCTTAACCTAGTTTTGGAGAAAACCTTTAAAAGCGAAGAGCCAGCACCTAACTATCTAAGTTATATTCTTACGATACTTCCTGTCATATTGGTTGTGTTCCTTCTCTATTTTGTATTTTCTCGCCAGATGAAGGGCATGGGTGGTGGTGCTATGAATTTTGGCAAGTCGCCTGCCAAGCTTTTAAACAAGAGTAACACGAAAGTTACATTTAAAGATGTTGCTGGGATTGACGAGGCAAAAGAGGAATTGCAAGAGATTGTAGACTTTTTGAAAAACCCTACAAAATTTACAGCTCTTGGAGCAAAAATTCCTAAAGGGGTATTGTGCGTGGGTGCTCCTGGTACTGGCAAGACATTACTTGCAAAGGCAGTTGCAGGAGAGGCTGATCGTCCTTTCTTTTCTATTTCAGGTTCTGACTTTGTTGAAATGTTTGTAGGTGTTGGAGCAAGCCGTATTCGCGATATGTTTGATCAGGCAAAGAAAAATGCTCCTTGTTTGATCTTTATGGATGAGATTGATGCTGTAGGGCGTCATAGAGGTGCTGGTATTGGTGGTGGCCATGATGAGCGAGAGCAGACACTAAATCAGCTTCTTGTAGAGATGGATGGTTTTGATACGAATGAGGGCGTTATTCTGATGGCAGCAACAAACCGTCCTGATGTGTTGGATAAAGCACTTTTGCGCCCTGGCCGCTTTGACAGACGAGTGATTATCGATCTTCCAGACATTAAAGGACGCTATGAAATTTTAAAAGTTCATGCAAGAAAGATTAAAATTGACCCTACAGTGGATCTTATGCTGCTTGCAAGAGCAACACCTGGTTCATCGGGTGCAGACCTTGCAAACGTTTTAAACGAGGCGGCTTTACTTGCTGCAAGAAAAGGTAAGTCTGCAGTGGGCGCTCAAGATGTAAACGAAGCTTCTGATAAAGTGCGCTACGGCAAGCAAAGGCGCAGTTTAGAGCTGGATGAAAATGAAAAGAAGACAACAGCTTATCATGAGTCTGGACATGCAATTGTGGGCCTTGTTGTAAAGCATGCAGATCCTGTTGAAAAGGTGACAATTATTCCAAGGGGCTTATCACTTGGAGCCACACACTTTTTACCAAGAAAAAATCGCGTGAGTTACTGGAAGCAGGAACTACTAGATCAGCTAGCAGTGATTATGGG
The window above is part of the Chlamydiales bacterium genome. Proteins encoded here:
- the ftsH gene encoding ATP-dependent zinc metalloprotease FtsH — its product is MANDNNLKQDPTKKNFPASFFFFLLMAVLVVVIVQNYMGTKMAKVSFSYQLEHLVNLDLIQPEDSRKIALNDNLVTFSGKFRTNETEEGKKRFKFLELLNQNHGLNALKDQELDDLNALQTTVKEAADWYLHLSGIPLPQDGYKIVEDSFDTPERENHIIITSLSKKPIESVPALQEKLTSLEKSETLSAVDTLGTEVVGVIQSFRSPLLGIGNDTMKQNLKTLFQDVSAINNNKDITAQEKLAVYQKALTSLQSIITELSQVSSGMRLNQLRSVRSYRDEIEQYTETQENLEQNNAQLDKARQSVTNVIWFFNNQQFSTRALEKQDGEAFGRWFADAKEEWDNFAINKGELFRAPDQPLNLVLEKTFKSEEPAPNYLSYILTILPVILVVFLLYFVFSRQMKGMGGGAMNFGKSPAKLLNKSNTKVTFKDVAGIDEAKEELQEIVDFLKNPTKFTALGAKIPKGVLCVGAPGTGKTLLAKAVAGEADRPFFSISGSDFVEMFVGVGASRIRDMFDQAKKNAPCLIFMDEIDAVGRHRGAGIGGGHDEREQTLNQLLVEMDGFDTNEGVILMAATNRPDVLDKALLRPGRFDRRVIIDLPDIKGRYEILKVHARKIKIDPTVDLMLLARATPGSSGADLANVLNEAALLAARKGKSAVGAQDVNEASDKVRYGKQRRSLELDENEKKTTAYHESGHAIVGLVVKHADPVEKVTIIPRGLSLGATHFLPRKNRVSYWKQELLDQLAVIMGGRCAEEIFIKDVSSGAQQDITQATYIARSMVCEWGMSEVLGLVAYEKKGESGQYLGMSTSEKNYSDETAKAIDEQVRIITDAAHKRAIDIINEHTAQVDLMAKMLIEFETLDSDDVKKILDGTWDIEEKRGKLKAELDLQKKQGPTTPPPPPPLPVESV